A DNA window from Parabacteroides johnsonii DSM 18315 contains the following coding sequences:
- a CDS encoding ABC transporter permease → MSNLLDIKSFLKFLSRNKGYTAIDVFGLSVSLMFVILIAVYVERELNIDKQQANYDRIVAIGNEEFLESAVPVSYWLEERYPEIEKVCPVITDQGKGKQIFYGDKKLTADLVYADSTFFDLFSFKVLDGDRDRLLEDPYSVVVSESFARKVFGNDNPIGKSLRISDSTSVMVTGVMEDINRSVIPNMDLLVRIERVTEFNQSLSKTNPGNAGSCVSFLLLKPGMDLQGRADEILSFFKERYWLYKNDFMKEVRIVPLSEIYFGNTGVHSLNRGDKRFSLVLMSVGILILIFAIINYINLTVAQAGQRAKEMATRRLLGSSRVELFLRLMLEATFLTVVSFIIGLMCAKAALPYANDLLQVRLTFDVLATPLWIGAIVAFIVLTGALSGLLPALMISSAKPIDVVRGTFRRQTKMVFSKVFITFQNVITIAMIAASLTMYLQIDHLIHAPLGYNTTNIIESNNVFRSKSEMERAEDLLRQLPMVKAVGHSNGTPSSGTNNMSGTYEGKSLSFQQVQVDSAAFHIFGFEIKSDNRVANADGGWYLNELAFKQMELTEDAPSFKMYENTVPILGVIRDFQLRDITRKNSPVMFRFRNTESGWWPWDYVIEVQGDPVEAYESVRKVFEEVSGIPFEGRFIDQGIRAHFESQIRLAKIVVIFACIAILISLLGLLAMSTYFILQRSQEVAIRKVFGSDNRGILIRLVGTFLMYVGIAFVIATPLSWFFMKQWLEDYNYRITLSPLIFIAAGLFCLLISFLAVFFQSWNAANANPVESVKNN, encoded by the coding sequence ATGAGCAATCTATTGGATATAAAATCTTTTCTGAAATTCCTGAGCCGGAATAAAGGGTACACGGCGATAGATGTCTTCGGACTGTCCGTTTCGCTGATGTTCGTGATCCTGATTGCGGTATATGTGGAACGGGAATTGAATATTGACAAGCAGCAGGCGAATTACGACCGGATCGTTGCTATCGGCAATGAAGAGTTTTTGGAATCGGCTGTTCCGGTTTCTTATTGGTTGGAAGAACGTTATCCGGAAATCGAAAAAGTCTGTCCGGTCATCACGGATCAGGGGAAGGGCAAACAGATTTTTTATGGCGACAAGAAGTTGACGGCTGATCTTGTGTATGCGGATTCAACGTTTTTCGATCTTTTTTCGTTCAAGGTACTCGATGGTGACCGTGACCGGCTTCTGGAAGATCCCTACAGCGTGGTAGTTTCGGAAAGCTTTGCCCGGAAAGTATTCGGTAATGATAATCCGATCGGGAAGAGTTTGCGCATCAGCGACTCGACCAGTGTCATGGTAACCGGTGTCATGGAGGACATCAACCGTTCGGTGATTCCGAATATGGACCTGTTGGTGCGTATCGAGCGGGTGACGGAATTCAACCAGTCATTGTCGAAGACAAATCCGGGTAATGCCGGCTCCTGTGTCTCGTTCCTGTTGCTGAAGCCGGGAATGGACTTGCAGGGACGGGCGGATGAGATATTGAGCTTTTTCAAAGAGCGGTATTGGCTTTACAAGAATGATTTCATGAAAGAGGTGCGCATTGTTCCCCTTTCGGAGATCTATTTCGGAAATACAGGGGTGCATAGTTTGAACCGAGGGGATAAGCGCTTTTCATTGGTCCTGATGTCTGTCGGTATCCTGATCCTGATTTTCGCGATCATCAACTATATCAACCTGACGGTGGCACAGGCCGGCCAGCGGGCGAAGGAGATGGCGACACGTCGCCTTTTAGGTTCTTCGCGTGTGGAACTGTTCCTGCGGTTGATGCTGGAGGCTACTTTCCTGACAGTCGTTTCGTTTATTATCGGGCTGATGTGTGCCAAGGCGGCATTGCCGTATGCCAATGATTTGTTGCAGGTGCGTTTGACGTTCGATGTGCTGGCGACACCACTTTGGATAGGGGCGATCGTTGCATTTATTGTGCTGACGGGAGCTTTGTCGGGACTCCTTCCGGCCTTGATGATCTCGTCGGCCAAGCCGATCGACGTAGTGCGCGGGACGTTCCGCCGGCAGACGAAGATGGTGTTCAGTAAGGTCTTTATTACGTTTCAGAATGTAATTACGATCGCCATGATCGCTGCCTCGCTGACGATGTATCTCCAGATCGACCATCTGATACATGCTCCGTTGGGCTATAATACGACGAACATCATCGAATCGAATAATGTTTTCCGTTCGAAGAGCGAGATGGAGCGGGCGGAAGATCTGTTGCGCCAGCTTCCGATGGTCAAGGCCGTCGGTCACAGCAACGGGACACCTTCGAGTGGGACGAACAATATGAGCGGAACTTATGAAGGCAAATCGCTCAGCTTCCAGCAAGTGCAGGTCGACAGTGCGGCTTTCCACATCTTCGGTTTCGAAATCAAGTCGGACAACCGGGTGGCTAATGCCGATGGAGGCTGGTATTTGAACGAGCTGGCTTTTAAACAGATGGAACTGACGGAAGATGCCCCTTCTTTCAAGATGTATGAAAATACGGTCCCGATCTTAGGGGTGATCCGTGATTTCCAGTTGAGGGACATCACGCGGAAAAATTCACCGGTGATGTTCCGTTTCCGGAATACGGAATCCGGCTGGTGGCCGTGGGATTATGTGATCGAGGTACAGGGTGATCCAGTCGAAGCATATGAGTCTGTGCGCAAGGTCTTCGAGGAGGTGTCGGGTATTCCTTTCGAGGGGCGGTTTATTGACCAGGGCATCCGAGCACATTTTGAGTCGCAGATCCGTTTGGCCAAGATCGTGGTGATCTTTGCCTGCATTGCGATCCTGATTTCTCTGTTGGGGTTACTGGCGATGTCGACCTATTTCATCCTGCAACGTTCGCAGGAGGTGGCGATCCGCAAGGTGTTCGGTTCGGACAACCGGGGAATCTTGATTCGCCTCGTCGGTACGTTCCTGATGTATGTTGGGATTGCGTTCGTGATCGCGACGCCACTGAGCTGGTTTTTTATGAAGCAATGGTTGGAGGACTACAACTACCGGATCACACTTAGCCCGCTGATCTTCATTGCGGCTGGCCTGTTTTGCCTTCTGATCTCCTTCCTGGCGGTATTCTTCCAGAGCTGGAATGCGGCGAATGCGAATCCGGTGGAGAGCGTGAAGAACAATTGA
- a CDS encoding ABC transporter ATP-binding protein: MIKIEGLSKFFRTEEVETIALNGVSMEVKDGEFVAIMGPSGCGKSTLLNILGLLDNPTSGDYYLAGKEVGHLKEKERTQVRKGNIGFVFQSFNLIDELNVFENVELPLTYLKVKASERKQMVSDILKRMNISHRASHFPQQLSGGQQQRVAIARAVVSNPKIILADEPTGNLDSKNGAEVMQLLTELNKEGTTIVMVTHSKHDASFAHRVINLFDGSIVSSISEFI, translated from the coding sequence ATGATTAAAATTGAAGGATTAAGTAAGTTTTTCCGTACGGAAGAAGTGGAAACGATAGCATTGAACGGAGTGTCGATGGAAGTGAAGGATGGTGAGTTTGTGGCAATCATGGGCCCTTCCGGCTGTGGAAAGTCCACTTTGCTGAATATCTTAGGTTTGCTGGACAATCCGACGTCGGGCGACTATTACCTGGCGGGCAAAGAAGTCGGACACCTGAAAGAAAAAGAACGTACACAGGTGCGTAAAGGCAATATCGGTTTCGTGTTCCAGAGTTTTAACCTGATCGATGAACTGAATGTATTTGAAAACGTGGAGTTGCCGCTTACCTACCTGAAAGTGAAAGCAAGCGAGCGCAAGCAGATGGTGAGTGATATCCTGAAACGCATGAACATCAGCCACCGGGCCAGTCACTTCCCGCAGCAGCTTTCCGGAGGTCAGCAGCAGCGTGTAGCCATCGCCCGTGCCGTCGTTTCGAATCCGAAAATCATTCTCGCCGATGAGCCGACCGGTAACCTCGACTCCAAAAACGGTGCTGAAGTGATGCAACTCCTGACTGAACTAAACAAAGAAGGAACCACTATCGTCATGGTGACCCACTCTAAACACGATGCGAGTTTCGCCCACCGCGTGATCAACCTGTTCGACGGTAGTATCGTTTCATCCATAAGCGAATTCATTTGA
- a CDS encoding MFS transporter has protein sequence MKRNILALYLIKLSKWFTLVMPIIVLFYEKHGLGLQDVFILKSVYSVAAVALEIPSGYLADVWGRRKCLILGCILFFLGYLCYSFTSTFTAFLFAEILLGTGQTLVNGADSALLYDTTAQYQKENLYLRYEGRITMIGNFAEALAGIFGGLLAAYSLRLPFYAQAVIAFTGIPAAFVLKEVSRSNKIQNPVNEIVRIIKYSLVTNKQLCYNIMYSGIIGAATLTMAWFVQPVLMYLKTPVSWYGVIWTVLNLTVGFAALWSDRVDNYFGPRKMGILILVFIVGGYISLAFNLTYAGLAILFVFYIFRGFATPILKGYINQMTFSDMRATVLSIRNFIIRLMFAAIAPFIGWLNDMYSLQIALLVSAGIILIPGGILLGLQFRKNNH, from the coding sequence ATGAAACGGAACATACTTGCTCTTTATCTGATCAAACTATCCAAATGGTTCACACTGGTTATGCCTATCATCGTGCTTTTTTACGAAAAACACGGGCTAGGATTGCAGGACGTGTTTATCCTGAAGAGTGTTTACTCGGTAGCTGCCGTAGCTTTGGAGATTCCTTCGGGTTATCTGGCTGATGTTTGGGGACGCCGAAAATGCCTGATACTGGGGTGTATCCTTTTCTTTCTCGGATACCTGTGCTATTCGTTCACTTCAACATTCACAGCTTTCCTTTTCGCCGAAATCTTGTTAGGCACAGGGCAAACACTGGTGAACGGTGCAGATTCCGCTCTATTATACGACACTACCGCCCAATACCAAAAAGAGAATTTATACTTACGATATGAGGGACGGATCACAATGATCGGTAATTTCGCCGAAGCACTGGCGGGTATCTTTGGCGGTTTATTGGCAGCTTATTCCCTTCGTCTTCCTTTTTATGCGCAAGCTGTGATTGCATTTACAGGCATTCCGGCAGCATTCGTACTTAAGGAGGTCAGCCGTTCCAATAAAATACAGAATCCGGTAAACGAGATTGTCCGGATCATTAAATATTCGCTGGTAACGAACAAGCAACTTTGCTACAATATCATGTATTCAGGTATCATTGGGGCAGCCACTCTCACGATGGCTTGGTTCGTACAACCGGTTTTAATGTATCTGAAAACTCCCGTTTCCTGGTATGGCGTTATTTGGACAGTGCTGAACCTGACGGTCGGCTTCGCCGCTCTCTGGTCCGACCGGGTGGACAACTACTTCGGTCCGCGTAAGATGGGAATCCTGATCCTCGTCTTTATCGTCGGCGGATATATCTCCTTAGCTTTCAACCTTACATATGCCGGCCTTGCCATATTGTTCGTCTTTTACATTTTCCGAGGCTTTGCCACACCCATCCTCAAAGGCTACATCAACCAAATGACATTTTCCGACATGAGGGCGACAGTGCTTTCCATCCGTAACTTCATTATCCGCCTGATGTTCGCCGCTATCGCCCCCTTCATCGGTTGGTTGAATGACATGTATTCCCTCCAGATAGCCTTGCTCGTTTCAGCCGGGATCATATTGATACCGGGAGGGATATTATTAGGGTTGCAGTTCAGAAAAAATAATCATTAA
- a CDS encoding ABC transporter permease, which yields MKTLLRNFLSVLRRFQMAVGLNIIGLSVAFTAFLVIMMQVSHDHSFDRCHPKAGRIFLAELCDSVMANGRVIYPGAFSDVLIASSPHIEAGTMITPYDKRNYLSVGEGSDAEGFREKVTTCHPAIVDIFGFSFVEGDKDCLSDPEKAIIPESMAHRMFGSEPAVGRQIHFKEAVWTKAGRDLTVGGVYRDFPDNTQLGNTIYSAIDASFRKPTEWGGSNWLCYLLLDSPESAKVVEDNFNRTFDFSQIWGCENLHLRLLPLEELHYMNMQDIWGSNSLRTQSPETVRLLFLIAWLILLIAAVNYMNFSTALTPMRIRSINTQKVLGSPASALRLSLLVEAAAICLMAYLLALVWVYLLDRGQYLSFVEADISLLPNLPIVLVTGGIALLVGSLSGVYPAYYITSFPPALVLKGSFGLSLNGRRLRTVLIGFQYIVSVALIVGACIIQLQNYFMRHYALGFDQDQIMITELSRDLCIKHKDAFTGQLMKYPDIEGVAFSAQKVGGEDAYSTYEFTHKEEAFPGFFLSVSPSFLDVMGIEVTDGNCFSPSDDKDGNFHFIFNETARRANGLEVGEMVDMGWGPGRITGFIGDVALTSLREEEQNIAFCVSPDNKFQWLSYAYIRLRAGADVTKAVDRLREVVSGLDASYPLEVEFYDSLYNQLYHREEFVKKMVTGASLLAILISVVGVFGLVIFETEYRRREIGIRKVYGATVTDILLMFNRKYLSIVVVCFVLATPVAYLFAAGWLENFAYRTPVYWWVFALAFGIIFLVTFLTVSFQNWRTANENPVDSVKE from the coding sequence ATGAAAACACTTTTGCGCAATTTTCTGAGCGTCCTCAGGCGTTTTCAGATGGCAGTCGGTCTGAATATCATAGGCTTGTCTGTTGCCTTTACGGCATTCTTGGTCATTATGATGCAGGTGAGCCATGACCATAGTTTCGACCGTTGCCATCCGAAGGCGGGACGCATCTTCCTTGCCGAACTCTGCGACAGTGTGATGGCGAATGGCCGCGTGATTTATCCCGGTGCTTTTTCCGACGTGCTGATCGCCTCCTCTCCCCATATCGAGGCTGGGACGATGATTACTCCTTATGACAAACGGAACTATCTCTCGGTCGGCGAGGGAAGTGATGCAGAAGGTTTTCGCGAAAAGGTGACGACCTGCCATCCTGCAATCGTGGATATATTCGGATTCTCATTTGTCGAAGGGGACAAGGATTGCCTTTCCGATCCCGAAAAAGCGATTATCCCGGAGAGCATGGCACACCGAATGTTCGGTAGCGAACCGGCTGTAGGGCGGCAGATCCATTTTAAGGAGGCCGTTTGGACAAAGGCCGGCCGCGACCTGACAGTAGGGGGTGTCTACCGCGATTTTCCGGATAACACGCAATTGGGTAACACGATCTACTCTGCGATAGATGCTTCTTTCCGGAAACCTACCGAGTGGGGCGGATCGAACTGGCTTTGTTACCTGCTCCTTGATAGTCCCGAATCTGCCAAAGTGGTGGAGGATAATTTCAACCGGACGTTCGATTTCTCGCAAATCTGGGGATGTGAAAATCTCCATCTCCGATTGCTGCCACTTGAAGAACTTCATTATATGAATATGCAGGACATATGGGGAAGCAACTCGCTCAGGACACAAAGCCCCGAAACAGTACGCCTGCTTTTTCTAATCGCTTGGCTGATCCTGTTGATCGCGGCGGTCAATTATATGAATTTCAGTACTGCCCTCACTCCGATGCGTATCCGGAGCATCAACACACAGAAAGTGTTGGGAAGCCCGGCGAGTGCGCTCCGCCTGTCGTTGTTGGTGGAGGCGGCGGCTATTTGCTTGATGGCTTACCTGTTGGCACTCGTTTGGGTCTATTTGTTGGACAGAGGACAATACCTGTCTTTTGTAGAGGCGGATATTAGTTTGCTGCCGAACCTGCCGATTGTGCTGGTGACGGGGGGAATCGCTTTGTTGGTGGGGAGCCTGTCGGGTGTCTATCCGGCTTATTATATCACCTCTTTCCCGCCAGCATTAGTGCTGAAAGGGAGTTTCGGGCTGTCGCTGAACGGACGCAGGTTGCGCACGGTGTTGATCGGCTTCCAGTATATCGTCTCTGTCGCACTGATCGTTGGGGCGTGCATCATTCAGTTGCAGAACTATTTCATGCGTCATTATGCGCTTGGTTTCGACCAGGACCAGATCATGATTACTGAGCTTAGCCGGGATCTATGTATCAAGCATAAGGATGCTTTTACCGGCCAGTTGATGAAATATCCCGATATAGAAGGTGTCGCTTTTTCCGCCCAAAAGGTAGGGGGCGAGGATGCGTATTCGACTTACGAGTTTACGCATAAGGAAGAGGCTTTTCCCGGTTTCTTTTTAAGTGTCTCCCCTTCGTTCTTGGATGTGATGGGGATCGAGGTGACGGACGGAAATTGTTTCTCGCCGTCGGACGATAAGGATGGCAATTTTCATTTTATATTCAATGAGACGGCTCGCCGGGCAAACGGGCTTGAAGTCGGAGAGATGGTCGATATGGGGTGGGGACCGGGACGGATCACCGGTTTTATAGGTGATGTGGCGCTGACTTCGCTCCGGGAGGAGGAACAGAACATTGCTTTTTGTGTCTCGCCCGACAATAAGTTCCAGTGGTTGAGTTATGCTTATATCCGCCTTAGAGCAGGGGCGGATGTAACCAAGGCGGTCGACCGTCTTCGCGAGGTGGTGTCGGGGCTGGATGCTTCTTATCCGTTGGAAGTAGAGTTTTACGACTCGCTTTATAACCAGCTTTATCATCGCGAGGAGTTTGTAAAGAAGATGGTGACGGGGGCGAGCTTGTTAGCAATCCTGATCTCGGTCGTGGGTGTCTTCGGCCTGGTGATCTTTGAGACGGAATACCGCCGTCGGGAGATCGGCATCCGCAAAGTCTACGGGGCGACGGTGACGGATATCCTGCTGATGTTTAATCGCAAATATCTTTCTATAGTCGTGGTCTGCTTCGTTCTTGCCACACCGGTCGCTTACCTGTTTGCCGCCGGCTGGCTCGAAAATTTTGCCTATCGTACGCCTGTCTATTGGTGGGTGTTCGCATTGGCTTTCGGCATCATTTTCCTGGTCACTTTCCTGACCGTCTCGTTCCAGAACTGGCGGACGGCGAATGAGAATCCGGTGGATAGTGTGAAGGAATAG
- a CDS encoding 6-bladed beta-propeller, protein MRNIFILLPTILLLCTLGACKKNSGVEEALPVLDFRQDIPEKEVTLQDIGNVRYIRFHTSDSILLGDHMRLLPCGDKLFFYDRGGGDVLGFDKDGNSLSRFNHKGQGADEYTGIYYFAFDQEKAEVFICAPKRIQVYGMDGRYKRSLPIPDSILIDDIISLNGRFLLLSEMRNTPFIQDGELKKYAEELPDPNPYPFLLMDKETGKIEAVPVRSEGRFQNLVWTMREGKPFILVGRQQHFFPASGKYLLSQPAADTLYAISPSRELVPMFARLPLTKEKDGKIGCALMAATSRIMLVDAVFLKDEGMNQLKRQLYVYDINKKSPAVGSLVNVEFEGYNNQYPVVSDNKLYFILYPHVLLEAKENHKLSGKLLEITETLDEEDNPVLVEVELY, encoded by the coding sequence ATGAGAAACATTTTTATTTTGTTACCGACTATTTTGCTATTGTGCACATTGGGAGCATGTAAGAAAAATTCTGGGGTGGAGGAAGCCTTGCCGGTGCTGGATTTTCGTCAGGATATACCTGAAAAAGAAGTGACTTTGCAGGATATAGGGAATGTCAGGTACATCCGTTTTCACACATCCGACAGTATTTTGTTGGGAGACCATATGCGCTTACTCCCCTGTGGTGATAAACTCTTTTTCTATGATCGGGGAGGCGGTGATGTTTTAGGGTTTGATAAGGATGGCAATAGTTTAAGCCGCTTTAACCATAAAGGGCAGGGAGCCGACGAGTATACAGGTATTTATTATTTTGCCTTCGACCAAGAGAAAGCGGAGGTTTTTATCTGTGCCCCTAAAAGAATACAGGTTTACGGAATGGATGGCAGATATAAGCGCTCGTTACCGATCCCAGATTCCATTTTGATAGACGATATTATCTCTTTGAATGGCCGGTTCCTGTTATTGTCCGAAATGAGAAATACCCCTTTTATCCAGGATGGCGAACTGAAAAAATATGCTGAAGAGCTTCCGGATCCCAATCCTTATCCCTTCCTTTTGATGGATAAGGAAACCGGTAAGATCGAAGCTGTGCCGGTAAGGTCTGAAGGGCGTTTTCAGAATCTTGTATGGACCATGCGGGAAGGTAAGCCTTTTATCCTTGTGGGACGCCAACAGCATTTCTTTCCGGCTAGTGGGAAATACCTGTTGAGCCAGCCGGCAGCCGATACGCTCTATGCTATTTCCCCATCCCGTGAACTGGTTCCGATGTTTGCCCGTTTGCCATTGACTAAAGAAAAAGATGGTAAGATCGGCTGTGCCTTAATGGCGGCAACTTCCCGGATTATGCTTGTGGATGCCGTCTTTTTGAAAGATGAAGGAATGAATCAGTTGAAACGTCAACTCTATGTCTATGATATAAATAAGAAGAGTCCTGCCGTCGGCAGTTTGGTTAATGTTGAATTTGAAGGATACAATAATCAATATCCGGTTGTTTCGGATAACAAATTATATTTTATCCTGTATCCCCATGTTCTGTTGGAGGCAAAAGAGAATCATAAGTTGAGCGGCAAGCTGTTGGAGATAACGGAAACACTGGACGAAGAGGACAATCCAGTGTTGGTGGAGGTCGAACTGTATTAG
- a CDS encoding sensor histidine kinase, whose amino-acid sequence MVKIESTTNSRIPFSQRLFWSIFAMFLGFTACFLLFQYQREREFAQEKLNNVLGNYNYQLFRRTQQVEDISQVVHQFIDDIPQKDLRVTIIDPAGKVLFDNSGAEEFNNHNDRSEVRKARLYNEGFAIRSSNSTGKRYFYTATNIGGYIYRSALPWDPYTQRVLTIDKDFIYFMALMTLIFFFVLSRFTFSIGRTISKLRDFALNVEKDRIPENEYVFPNDELGDISKNIVGLYHRQQKAKDELSMEREKLIKHFQYAKEGFAMFTPEGREILSNILFVQFANLISDMQIRQSEDAVDIPELEPIHLFLSKNIPNTNRKRKVLRESVTVDKNGKIFLIECILFLDNSYEISINDISRQEEESRMKRQLTQNVAHELKTPVSSIQGYLETIISNPELPDDKRRFFLERCYSQSTRLTGLLRDISVLNRLDEASEMFELSEVNIRKLVGEIEKECSKEMEEKKITTEVALPGNPTIYGNYSLLYSIFRNLYDNAIAYAGEGIRITVSCYKEDPKFYYFSFSDNGVGVSEEHVNRIFERFYRVDKGRSRKVGGTGLGLSIVKNGVNFHKGQISAKSGLGKGMTFFFTLKKKI is encoded by the coding sequence ATGGTCAAGATAGAATCAACAACAAACAGCAGAATACCGTTTAGCCAGCGACTTTTCTGGTCAATATTCGCCATGTTTCTGGGGTTCACAGCTTGCTTCCTGCTATTCCAGTATCAGCGGGAACGAGAGTTTGCCCAGGAAAAGTTGAATAACGTGTTGGGGAATTACAATTACCAGTTGTTCCGCCGCACACAACAGGTAGAAGATATCAGCCAAGTGGTCCACCAGTTTATCGACGACATCCCCCAAAAAGATCTTCGCGTGACCATTATTGACCCCGCGGGGAAAGTGCTGTTCGATAATAGTGGCGCCGAGGAGTTCAACAACCATAACGACCGCAGCGAGGTGCGCAAGGCACGCCTCTACAATGAAGGATTCGCCATCCGTTCGTCTAATTCGACCGGTAAACGTTATTTCTACACGGCGACGAATATCGGCGGGTATATCTACCGTTCCGCTCTTCCCTGGGATCCTTACACGCAACGCGTACTGACAATCGACAAGGATTTCATCTACTTTATGGCGTTGATGACGCTGATATTCTTCTTCGTCCTCTCCCGTTTCACGTTCAGCATCGGACGGACGATCTCGAAACTGCGCGATTTCGCCCTGAATGTGGAGAAAGACCGCATACCGGAGAATGAATATGTCTTTCCTAACGACGAGCTTGGAGACATATCGAAGAACATCGTCGGGCTTTACCACCGCCAGCAGAAGGCCAAAGACGAGCTTTCGATGGAACGCGAGAAGCTGATCAAGCATTTCCAATATGCAAAAGAAGGTTTCGCCATGTTCACGCCGGAAGGCAGGGAGATATTGTCCAACATCCTGTTCGTACAGTTTGCAAACCTGATTTCCGACATGCAGATACGGCAATCGGAAGACGCAGTCGACATCCCGGAACTGGAACCGATCCATCTGTTCCTTTCCAAAAACATCCCGAACACGAACCGCAAACGGAAAGTGCTACGCGAATCGGTCACGGTGGACAAAAATGGGAAGATTTTCCTGATCGAATGTATCCTGTTCCTCGACAACAGCTACGAGATATCTATCAACGATATATCCCGTCAGGAGGAAGAAAGCCGGATGAAACGACAGCTGACACAGAACGTGGCGCACGAGCTGAAAACTCCCGTCAGCAGTATCCAAGGCTACCTCGAAACGATCATCAGCAACCCGGAATTGCCGGACGACAAACGCCGCTTCTTCCTCGAACGCTGCTACTCGCAGAGTACAAGGCTAACGGGACTACTGCGCGACATCTCGGTATTGAACCGGCTGGACGAAGCTTCCGAAATGTTCGAGTTATCGGAAGTAAACATCCGGAAATTAGTCGGCGAGATCGAGAAGGAATGTTCGAAGGAGATGGAGGAAAAAAAGATCACGACAGAGGTGGCCCTTCCAGGCAACCCCACGATCTATGGCAATTATTCGCTGCTCTACTCGATCTTCCGCAACCTCTACGACAATGCAATCGCGTATGCGGGCGAAGGCATCCGGATCACGGTAAGTTGCTACAAGGAGGACCCGAAGTTCTACTATTTCAGCTTCTCGGACAATGGCGTCGGCGTCTCAGAAGAACACGTGAATCGTATCTTCGAACGCTTCTACCGTGTCGACAAGGGCCGCAGCCGCAAGGTGGGCGGGACCGGTCTGGGACTCTCCATCGTCAAGAACGGCGTGAACTTCCACAAAGGACAGATATCCGCCAAGAGTGGGCTGGGCAAGGGGATGACGTTCTTCTTTACACTCAAGAAAAAGATTTGA